The Lycium barbarum isolate Lr01 chromosome 9, ASM1917538v2, whole genome shotgun sequence genome has a segment encoding these proteins:
- the LOC132609884 gene encoding uncharacterized protein LOC132609884: MNNLSLDQTLTTNPFLSVSSLHHSRTSKSLSLSKKSNKVVVFSDKHDNSSSITNEFLTRTHFSSKKTGVFACKDDNSSSITSGVFSRTHFSSKKSQKNGVFSAKDDNSRSITSGVFSRTVFSTRKTKKFVVFATKDDSSSSSNKLDQWDQMELKFGRLIGEDPKLTLAKIISRKTNPETSYLEVEESFGKKKGEIAEVPFDASKEKKSLNSSNGLNLVRPVPKKGVKFEVDDKPIKTEGDKQSQPISRPQVSRKSSVPNVILRKPSLYSEEEYESAKYKIKPNLTLKMGKELKPEKFSDVTLLKKPEPMRISSDDSEKNGQSSDKSSDVTLLKKPELMSINSDDSEKNGESSNVLPVASDDTVDASESKNSLLLNKPEFNNLNLKVDLNQESAEDQHISALDESTLNGANSSSEQSMAENKLGEPLQPSRNNPLEEQGSGTGFQQTDTQRAERSSDSNKPSETGPTESLDAALLGKPKRLDQPKKTTSNVSQEDMRPVKSEGYMENVSEIENFLAKSPIKEHEDNDWVRAEELVKSGGRDEVELVSCSTRGFVVSFGSLIGFLPYRNLAARWKFLAFESWLRQKGLDPSLYKQGLGIIDGFGKAASPEAGIEPQVAKNGDQEISPDMKLEDLLRIYDQEKLKFLSSFVGQRIRVSVVLADRNSRRLIFSIKPKEKEELVEKKRSLMAKLQVGDVVKCCIQKITYFGIFVEVEGVPALIHQTEVSWDATLDPVSYFKIGQIVEAKVHQLDFSLERIFLSLKEITPDPMMEALEAVVGDHDNLSGKLQPADQDTEWPDVESLIKELQQVEGISSVSKGRYFLSPGLAPTFQVYMASMFENQYKLLARSGNRVQEVIVETSLGKEEMKSAIQSCTDKVE, from the exons ATGAACAACCTTAGCCTAGACCAAACCTTAACAACCAACCCCTTCTTGTCAGTTTCATCTTTACACCATTCAAGAACCTCAAAATCCCTTTCTTTATCAAAAAAATCCAATAAAGTTGTTGTCTTTTCTGATAAACATGATAATTCAAGCTCAATAACAAATGAGTTCTTGACAAGAACTCATTTTTCCTCCAAAAAAACTGGTGTTTTTGCTTGTAAAGATGATAATTCAAGCTCAATAACAAGTGGGGTGTTTTCAAGAACTCATTTTTCCTCCAAAAAATCCCAAAAAAATGGTGTTTTTTCTGCTAAAGATGATAATTCAAGGTCAATAACAAGTGGGGTTTTTTCAAGAACTGTTTTTTCCACCAGAAAGACAAAGAAATTTGTTGTTTTTGCTACTAAAGAtgatagtagtagtagtagtaacaaGCTTGACCAATGGGACCAAATGGAACTTAAGTTTGGTAGATTGATTGGTGAAGACCCAAAATTGACCTTAGCTAAG ATAATTAGTAGGAAAACAAACCCGGAGACATCTTATCTTGAAGTTGAAGAGTCATTTGGCAAGAAGAAGGGTGAAATTGCCGAGGTTCCATTTGATGCGTCCAAGGAAAAGAAATCTCTCAATTCATCAAATGGATTAAATTTGGTTCGCCCTGTGCCAAAGAAGGGTGTTAAGTTCGAGGTTGATGATAAACCGATAAAGACCGAGGGTGATAAACAAAGCCAACCAATTTCAAGACCTCAAGTAAGTAGGAAAAGTAGTGTTCCAAATGTTATATTGCGTAAACCGAGTTTGTATTCGGAGGAGGAGTATGAATCAGCAAAATACAAAATTAAGCCAAACTTGACTCTGAAAATGGGCAAAGAACTGAAACCCGAGAAGTTTAGTGATGTAACGTTGTTGAAGAAGCCGGAACCGATGAGGATCAGCTCTGACGATAGTGAAAAGAATGGACAATCAAGTGATAAGTCTAGTGATGTTACATTGTTAAAGAAGCCGGAGCTGATGAGTATCAACTCCGATGATAGTGAAAAGAATGGAGAATCAAGCAATGTCTTACCCGTAGCTAGTGATGACACTGTAGATGCTAGTGAATCCAAAAACAGCTTGCTTTTGAATAAGCCAGAGTTTAATAATTTAAACCTGAAGGTAGATCTAAATCAAGAATCTGCCGAGGATCAGCATATTAGTGCTTTGGATGAAAGTACTTTGAATGGTGCTAACTCTTCTTCTGAGCAAAGTATGGCAGAGAATAAACTTGGTGAACCGTTACAACCTAGCAGAAACAATCCTCTTGAGGAACAAGGCTCTGGGACAG GATTCCAGCAGACTGATACACAGCGTGCCGAAAGAAGTTCTGATTCCAATAAACCGTCCGAGACTGGACCCACGGAATCTTTAGATGCTGCTCTTCTTGGAAAACCGAAAAG ATTAGACCAACCTAAAAAGACAACATCAAATGTTAGTCAAGAGGATATGCGTCCTGTCAAATCTGAGGGCTACATGGAAAATGTGTCAGAGATTGAAAACTTTCTGGCAAAATCACCCATTAAG GAACACGAAGATAATGACTGGGTAAGAGCTGAGGAGCTTGTTAAGAGCGGAGGAAGAGACGAAGTGGAACTAGTCAGCTGTAGCACCAGAGGCTTTGTT GTATCTTTTGGTTCCTTGATAGGATTTTTGCCATACCGCAATCTAGCAGCCAGGTGGAAATTCTTAGCCTTTGAATCTTGGTTGAGGCAAAAAGGCTTAGATCCATCCCTGTACAAGCAAGGTTTGGGTATCATTGATGGTTTTGGCAAGGCAGCTTCTCCTGAGGCGGGAATAGAGCCACAAGTTGCTAAAAATGGCGATCAGGAGATCTCACCAGACATGAAACTTGAAGATCTTCTTAGGATTTATGACCAAGAGAAACTCAAGTTCTTATCATCGTTTGTTGGTCAG AGGATCAGAGTAAGTGTGGTGTTGGCTGACAGAAATTCCAGAAGGCTAATATTCTCGATAAAgccaaaagaaaaggaagaattGGTCGAGAAGAAGAGAAGCCTTATG GCAAAACTTCAAGTCGGGGATGTGGTAAAATGTTGCATACAAAAAATTACCTACTTCGGTATATTTGTTGAG gttgaaggaGTACCTGCCCTAATTCACCAGACAGAAGTCTCATGGGATGCCACTCTAGACCCTGTGTCATATTTTAAAATTGGCCAG ATTGTGGAGGCAAAAGTTCACCAGTTAGACTTTTCACTTGAGCGCATCTTTTTGTCGTTGAAGGAAATAACG CCAGATCCCATGATGGAGGCGTTGGAGGCTGTTGTTGGCGATCATGATAATTTGAGCGGAAAACTCCAACCAGCAGATCAAGATACTGAG TGGCCCGACGTGGAATCACTTATCAAAGAATTACAGCAAGTCGAAGGTATCTCCTCTGTGTCAAAAGGGCGGTACTTCTTGAGCCCTGGTTTGGCTCCAACATTTCAG GTTTATATGGCATCCATGTTTGAGAATCAATACAAGTTACTTGCTCGGTCAGGAAATAGAGTACAAGAG GTGATAGTGGAAACATCATTGGGTAAAGAGGAAATGAAATCTGCAATTCAATCTTGTACAGATAAAGTTGAATAA
- the LOC132608764 gene encoding LIM domain-containing protein WLIM2b-like, producing the protein MSSFGTQTKCKACDKAVYAAEVISAGGVNYHNTCFRCSHCNGRLALSNYSSLDGTLFCKPHFEQLLKEKGSGALKSSSLGRNNDLNRCPSKLSSLFSGTQEKCAACKKTVYPLEKVTVDGEFYHQSCFRCAHGGCKLTTSSYAALDGLLYCKPHFSQLFKEKGSYNHLTTTTNKKNSGSTDEQDVSTTTVDEPQPAEETQETQD; encoded by the exons atgtCAAGTTTTGGAACCCAAACAAAATGCAAGGCATGTGATAAAGCTGTGTATGCTGCAGAGGTGATTTCTGCAGGTGGTGTTAATTATCATAATACTTGTTTCAGATGTAGCCATTGCAATGGAAGACTTGCT TTGAGCAACTACTCTAGCCTCGATGGAACTTTATTTTGCAAGCCACATTTTGAACAACTCCTCAAGGAGAAAGGAAGTGGAGCCTTGAAGTCTTCGTCac TCGGGAGGAACAATGATCTG AACAGATGCCCGAGCAAGCTATCCTCTCTATTTTCGGGCACTCAAGAAAAATGTGCAGCATGCAAGAAAACTGTGTACCCATTGGAaaag GTGACAGTAGATGGAGAATTTTACCATCAGTCTTGCTTCAGATGTGCTCATGGTGGATGCAAACTTACAACTTCATCATATGCAGCATTAGATGGACTTCTCTATTGCAAGCCTCATTTCTCTCAATTGTTCAAAGAAAAAGGTTCCTATAATCATCTCACAACAactacaaataaaaaaaatagtggaTCAACTGATGAACAAGATGTTTCAACTACTACTGTTGATGAGCCACAGCCTGCTGAAGAGACTCAAGAAACTCAAGATTAG
- the LOC132609885 gene encoding F-box protein At5g07610-like: MASSEHCKSAEAVERSDDLVVKILLLLPARPLFRFKLVSKRWQSLISNPYFSSLWRPQTFPSALIARNLSWSFGNNCDNFSYIPLKDAAALEDSPHGLLDFLKGDSFTYTVEIMSSCGGLLFCCCYKPWIREYYVCNPTTKKFTLLPSPDRHYSRDLCLAFDPSKSPHYKILNVGFHYNEMYSSETNSWRQLRDPFPRQILFHLREDEDTGVFFNGAIFWVLARSFCYFDMDKEILHSDYPMPEMDITFTDYWFGCVDERLYLVGHSDRGWMPGFDMFELGNDYSWSLKYHVDPVLEVQSSILSVMTREGNDQELFMAVYVPYQVKFINLKDNTCNMVLPLHASVGLAFASRVYHLIENPFLAI; encoded by the coding sequence ATGGCTTCATCCGAACATTGCAAAAGTGCTGAAGCAGTTGAAAGAAGTGATGATCTTGTAGTCAAGATTCTACTGCTCCTCCCAGCAAGACCTCTGTTCAGGTTCAAATTAGTTTCTAAACGGTGGCAATCTCTAATCTCTAATCCTTATTTTTCGTCCCTCTGGAGGCCTCAAACTTTCCCGAGTGCACTCATTGCCCGGAATTTGTCTTGGTCGTTCGGGAACAACTGTGACAACTTCTCTTACATTCCACTCAAAGATGCAGCAGCACTCGAGGATTCTCCTCATGGACTCTTGGATTTTTTAAAAGGCGACTCTTTCACTTACACGGTTGAAATCATGAGTTCCTGTGGTGGTTTACTTTTCTGTTGCTGTTATAAACCATGGATCAGAGAGTACTATGTGTGTAACCCGACTACCAAGAAATTCACCCTTCTTCCAAGTCCAGATAGGCATTACTCGCGAGACTTGTGTTTGGCTTTTGACCCTTCAAAATCCCCTCACTACAAGATTCTCAATGTTGGATTTCATTACAATGAGATGTACTCTTCTGAGACAAACTCCTGGAGGCAATTACGAGATCCGTTTCCAAGACAAATTCTATTCCATTTGAGAGAAGACGAAGACACGGGAGTTTTCTTCAACGGAGCAATCTTTTGGGTGTTAGCCCGTAGCTTTTGCTATTTTGATATGGATAAGGAGATTCTTCACTCTGATTATCCGATGCCAGAAATGGATATTACGTTTACAGATTACTGGTTTGGATGTGTCGATGAGCGTTTGTATCTAGTTGGCCATTCGGACAGGGGATGGATGCCTGGTTTTGACATGTTTGAATTGGGAAATGACTATTCATGGAGCCTAAAGTATCACGTTGATCCAGTACTGGAAGTTCAGAGTAGCATTCTTTCGGTTATGACAAGGGAAGGGAATGATCAGGAACTATTTATGGCTGTCTACGTACCTTACCAAGTTAAGTTTATCAACTTAAAAGATAATACTTGCAACATGGTCTTGCCATTACATGCTTCTGTTGGCCTTGCATTTGCAAGTAGAGTTTATCATTTGATTGAGAATCCATTCTTGGCTATCTAA